The genomic DNA ACGAGCAGGACACGATAATCGCGTCTTTCGTGAGCAACCGCATCGCCAGCTCGTTCAGGCGCCGATAAGCCTGCGTACCCGCTTTGATGTCTTTTTTCCGCTTGATGAAGGCCGGCGGGTCCAGAATCACGACGTCATAGCGCTCGTCCGCGGCGTGCGATTCTTGCAACAGCCTGAAGGCGTCACCCTGGCGAAATTCCACCGCGCCACTCACACCGTTGAGTTCGGCGTTGCGTCGCGCGTACTCTAGCGCGATGCTGGATTCGTCGATGCAGGTGACACGAGCGGCGCCATGCACGGCGGCCTGCACGCCCCACGCGCCGACATAGCTGAACACGTCGAGCACCCGCTTGCCCTTCACGAAAGCGGGCAGACGCGCGCGATTTTCGGCCTGATCGAAATACCATCCGGTCTTCTGGCCTTGGCGCAGGGGCGCCTCGAACGCGACCCCGTGCTCGGACAATGTCACCCGCTCCGGCGGCTCGCCCAGCGGCGTTTCGACGTATTGCGGCAGACTCTCCAGCGCGCGGATGGGGTTGTCGTTGCGCAGCAGGATCGCGCGCGGATGCAGAAGTTTATCGAGCGCGGCCAGGATCTCTATTTTCACCCGTTCCATGCCCGCGGTCGCGATCTGCACTACCAGCACGTCGTCGAAACGGTCGACAATGAGCCCCGGCAGTCCGTCGCTTTCACCGTATACCAGCCGGTAAAAAGGCGTCCCGAACAGTTGTTCACGCAGCGACAGCGCGATATTGAGCCGATGCGCGATCAGCGAAGGCGACCACGGATGGCGCCGGTCGCGACTCACCAGCCGCGCGCAGATCAGCGAATGCGGATTGACATAGCCGGTACCGAGCGGACGGCCGCGATAATCCTGAACCTCCAGCGCCTCGCCGGGTTCGAACCCAGTCAGCGGGGTGCGTTCGATATCCACCTCGTTGCTGAACACCCACGGATGACCGGCGCGCAGGCGGCGCTCCTCGTTGCGCTTGAGACGCAGCGGCGGCAGGGCGGTTTGACTGACTGGCGCGGGTGTGGACATGATGGGCGCGCATGATAACACCGCCATGACCCCTCACATGAACCTGGGCCCGCGCGGCTCGCAACCCAAATTGAGTTCTGATTAACTGACAGACAGCCATGACCGACTTTCAAAATCAATTGATCGACGAGACCAGCCCCTATCTGCGTCAGCACGCGCACAACCCGGTGGACTGGTTTCCATGGAATGCGCGGGCGCTCAAAAAAGCGCGCGACGAAGACAAGCCCATCCTGCTGTCGATCGGTTATTCGGCGTGTCACTGGTGTCACGTGATGGCGCACGAATCCTTCGAAGATCCGGCAGTCGCCGAAGTCATGAACGATCTGTTCGTCAACATCAAGGTGGACCGCGAGGAGCGGCCGGACCTCGATAAAATCTACCAGACCTCTCAACTCCTGCTGAACCAGCGCGGCGGCGGCTGGCCGCTGACCATGTTTCTGACACCGACCGATCAGGTGCCCTTTTTTGGCGGCACCTATTTTCCAAAAGCGCCCATGCACGGCCTGCCCGCGTTTACCGACCTGCTGCAGCGGGTGGCGGGCTTTTACCGGCAGAGGCGCGACGACATCGGCAAACAGAACGTGTCGATGCGCAAGGCGCTGGAGAGCATCTTCGGACAGCCGCCGGCAGGCGAACCGCTTGGCGAGGAGACGCTGAATATGGCGCGCCTGCAACTCGAACAAAGTTTCGATGCGCGCGACGGCGGCTTCGGCAACGCGCCCAAATTTCCGCATCCGACCAACATAGAGCGCCTGCTGCGGCACTGGGCGGCGTCGCGTAACGAACCCGATCGGCAGGCGCTGCACATGGCCTTGTTCTCGCTCCAGAAGATGGCGCAGGGCGGCATTTACGATCATTTGGGCGGTGGCTTCTGCCGGTATTCGGTTGACGGTCAGTGGATGATTCCGCATTTCGAAAAAATGCTGTACGACAACGGTCCCTTGCTGGGGCTGTGCGCACAGGCGGCCGTCGCCACCCTCGATGCCGAACTGGAACGCGCGGCGCGCGAGACTGCGGGATGGGCGATACGCGAGATGCAGTCGCCGGAGGGTGGCTATTATTCCTCGCTGGATGCCGACGCCGAAGGCGAAGAGGGCAAATTCCACGTCTGGGGCAGGGCACAAATAGAAGCGCTGCTGGAGCCGCGCGATTACGCGATCTTCGCGCGCCGCTTCGGGCTGGATGGGCCAGCCAACTTCGAGGGCCGCTGGCATCTGCGCGTATGCGAGGACTTGAAGGATCTCGCGGCGGCGTTCGATACGGACGAGAACTCGATCAACACCAGCCTCGAACGCTCACGACAAACGCTCTTCGATGTGCGCGAACAGCGCGTGCATCCAGGCCGCGACGACAAGGTACTGACAAGCTGGAACGCGCTGATGATCAAGGGGATGGCCACGGCGGGCCGGCATCTGGGGATGCCCGAGTGCATCGAATCGGCCCATAGATCGCTGGATTTTATCCGTCAGACCTTGTGGCGGGACGGCCGGCTGCTGGCGACCTTCAAGGACGGCAAGGCGCACCTCACGGCTTATGTCGATGACTACGTGTTTCTCATCGACGCGGTACTGGAGCTGTTGCAGGCACGCTGGCGCAGTGATGAATTAACCTTCGCCTGCGAACTCGCCGATGCCCTGCTCGGTCACTTCGAGGACCGGACTAGCGGCGGGTTTTATTTCACCGCCGACGACCACGAGTCGCTGATTCAGCGGCCCAAGGTGATGGCCGACGAGGCCACACCCGCGGGCAACGGCGTGGCGGCGCAGGCGCTGGCGCGGCTGGGATATTTAATCGGCGACACGCGCTATATCGAGGCTGCGACACGCACACTGGAGGCCGCCGCCGGCGCGGTGGCGCAGGCGCCAATCGCACACGCCAGTCTGCTGGCGGCACTGGAAGAAAGCCTGACACCGCCGCAAATCCTGATTCTGCGCGGCGCTGGCGACACGTTCGATGCCTGGCACCGCGCCGCAGCGCGCGCCTACGCGCCTCGGCGTTTGTGTTTTGCGATTCGCACCGATGCGCGAGACCTGCCGCCGGCGCTTGGGGAAAAAACCCCGGAAGGGCCGGCAGTTGCGTACCTTTGTGAGGGCATGACCTGCGCGGCGCCGATCACGGACAGCAAAGATTTCGAACAGATGCTCGCCGCCACCGACGCTCGAAGCTGACCGCGCCCTGTATTGGTCGCATCCGCGGGATTCGCGCACCCGCGCGGATCCGCTAACATGTGCGTCCTCTGAAATTTCAACCTGTTCTAGCATGAAGAAAATCCGCGTCGCGTACCGGCTGATGCTGCTTGGTATACATATCGCCGTGGGGCTCATTATCGTCGCCACGTTGCTGCGGCGGGGAGAAAGCCGGCCGCCGGACGACAGAGGCAGGAAAGTTGTGCGCTGGTGGCTCAAACGTTCCAGCCACATCATGGGGCTGCGGGTCAAGGTATCGGGCGTCGTCCCGGAGCGGCCGGTGCTGGTGGTGTGCAATCACATCTCATGGCTGGACATCCCGGTGCTGGGCGGCGTGCTGCCGGTCAGTTTCGTCTCCAAAAGCGACATTCGCGACTGGCGCGTGTTGGGCGTCATAACGGGCCGCGGCGGCACGCTGTTTATCCGCCGCGGCGGCAAGAACGCGGCCAATGAGGCCGCCGAACAGATCGCCTTTCGACTGCGGCGCGGTGACAGCATCGCGTTGTTCCCGGAGGGCACGACCACCGATGGCATAAGCGTCAGGCGGTTTCACCCGCGTCTGTTCGGCGCGGCCGCGCATCCCGGCGTCGCCGTTCAACCCGTGGCGATCCGCTACCCGCATCCGCTGGGCGTGCACCCCGCCGCACCGTTCGTGAGAAACGAGCCACTGTTCAGTCACGGCGTACGCGCGCTGGGCGAGAAACGCATCGATGTCGAGGTGACCTTGTGCCCGCCAATCGCCCGCCAGCCGGTGGACCGCCGAACGTTGTCCAGGCTGGCGCACGAAGCGATCCGGGAAGTGGTCGAACAGCAGCCGGAAGATTTGCGGACCCGCTCACGCGGATGACTCTTCCGGTTCCGCGGTCAGCGGCCGGCGAGCATACGGCGGTGCGGAACGAGTTGCACGGCAACAAACGCCAGCGCGGCGACCACGACGATGGATGGCCCGGCGGGCGTATCCCATTGCAGCGACGCCGCGAGGCCGCCGATCACGGCCCCGCCGCCGATCAGGCTCGCCAGCAGCGCCATCTGCTCCGGGCTGGATACCAGCCGGCGCGCGGTCGCGGCCGGGATGATCATCAATGCGGTGATGAGCAAAATGCCGATGATCTTCATCGCCACCGCCACCACCACGGCGACCAGCAGCATGTGCCCCACACTCACCCAGGTCACAGGCACGCCTTCCACCCGCGCCAGATCCTCGTCGATGGTCATGCACAAGAGGGGACGCCACAGCCCGATGACACCCAGCATCGCCAGCGCGCCGCCGCCGAAAATCCACCACAGGTCGCGATCGGAAATCGCCAGAATATCCCCGAAAAGATAGCCGGTTAAATCGACCCGCAGGCCCTCGACGAACGCGACCGCAACCAGTCCCAGCGCGAGGGCGCTGTGCGCCAGGATGCCCAGTATGGTGTCGCTCGCGAGATGCCGCTGCTGTTGAAGTGCTGCCAGCAACAACGCGGCCGTGACACACACGGCGAGCACCGCCAGATTGAGCCCGACATTGAACAGCAGGCCCAGCGCGACGCCAAGCAGCGAGCTGTGAGCTAGGGTATCGCCAAAATAAGACATGCGGCGCCACACGATGAACGACCCCAGGGGGCCTGCCACCAGCGCCACCGCGAGACCGGCGCCGCCCGCACGCAGCATGAAATCATCCATGAACATCGTCGCGCTCGCGCTGATCCGGCCCGCCATGATTTGGTTCGCCATTCAGGGGCACAACTTCGCCCTGCAGATCGTGCACGTGGTCATGATGGTGCTTGTAAAGGCCAATACCGCCCAGCCGCTCCGCGCCGAACAGCTTCAGGTATTCGGGATGCTGGCTCACGGCCTCGGGCTGACCGGTACAGCATACGTGATGATTCAGACAGATCACCGAGTCCGACGCCTCCATGACCAGGTGCAGGTCCTGGGAAATCATCAACACCGCGCACCCGTGACGATCGCGTATGGTCGCGATCAGCCGGTAAAGATCGCCTTGCCCGGCCACGTCCACGCCTTGCGCGGGTTCGTCCAGCACCAGTATCTCCGGCCGGCGCAGTAGCGCGCGGGCCAGCAATATGCGCTGAAACTCGCCGCCCGAAACCACCCCTACCTGCGAATTCTCCACGTGCGCGGCGCCAACCTCGGCCAGCGTTGCGCGGACCGCGGATCTGGACGTGCGGTTGTTGAGCGCGAGAAAACGTTTCACGGTCAGCGGGATGGCGGGGTCGATGCGCAGGCGCTGCGGCATGTAGCCGATTCTGAGTCGACGCGCGCGCGTAACGCGCCCCGAACTGCACGAAACCAGCCCCAGCAATACGCGCAGCAAGGTAGTCTTGCCGGCGCCGTTGGGACCGATCAGGGTCACGATCTGGCGCGCGTAAATGGCCATATCCACGTTGTTGAGGATAGCGCGCCCGTCAAGCGTTACGTTTACGCTGCGCGCCTGCAGAAGGGGCTGGTCGGCCGCGTGCACCGTCGATATCCTGCTGGCGGGTGCGCTCACGAGACAGCCTGGCATGCGTTACAGACGCCCTCGATTTCCACAATCTGCCGCGGGATGCGATAGCCCAGCCCCGCGGCGCGCTGAGTGATGTCGTCCATGATTTCCTGCTCCTGCAGCTCCATCGCACCGCCGCAGCCGGTACATACGAAGATCAGTCCGCAGTGCCCGTTCCGCGGGCGGCAGCAGGCCACGAACGTACTCGATTTAGCGATGCGGTGAACCAAACCGTGGGCCCGCAGAAATTCAAGCGTGCGGTAGATGGTCGGCGGCGCGTCGCTGTAGCCATCCGCGCGCAGCTCGCTTAGCAGGCTATACGCGCCCACCGGCTTGCCGCATGCCAGCACCAGTTCCAGTACGCGGCGGCGCAATGGTGTGAGACGCGCGCCACTGAGTTTGCAGACCTGCTCGGCGGCCACGAGCCCTTTGCCGCAGTCAGCGATGGTGCGGTTTCGTTGCATAGGCTTCGCAATCCGGCATCACGTGGTATTGTTACTTTATAACGTTCCGACCTCTCACTGTACCAATCAAACATCATGTCCGCCGTAAAATTCATCGCTCTGTTGCTGCTCGCCTGCGTGTACACGTCGCACGTCAGCGCTACGCCGCGCGTGGTGGCGAGCATCGCGCCCGTGCACTCGCTGGTCGCCTCGGTCATGCGGGGCGTTGCCGAACCTGAGCTGCTGGTTTCGGCAGGCTCCTCGCCGCACGCTTTCGCGCTCGCACCATCCGACATGCGGGCGCTGTATGACGCCGATCTGATCGTGTGGGTGGGCAGACCGCTGGAGCGATTTCTCGTCAAGTCTTTGCACACAATCGGCAATCCGGGCGCGCAGGTGGCGGTGGCGGAACTGCCGGGTATGGATTTGTTGAAGCTGCGGCGGGACGGGGTCGAAAGCGGTGGCGGTTTCGTAGAGAGCCGCGCGACTCGCGGCGCGGACCCGCATCTGTGGCTAGACCCGCGCAACGCGCGCCTGATCGTCACGTACGTTGCGCGGCGCCTGGCGGCGCTAGATGCCCGCAACGCGCAGCAATATGCGGTCAATGCGAGGGCGACCATCGCGCGCCTCAATGACCTGGATGCGCGCATCGAGCGGCAGCTTGCGCCTGTCAGGCACCTGCCGTTTGTGGTGTTCCACGACGCCTACCAGTATTTCGAGCGCCGCTACGGCCTGAACACGGCTGCCGTGATCCAGAGCGATCCGGAAGCCAGCCCCGGCGCGCGCTGGATTCTCGATGTGCGGGAAGCGATAGAAACCGAGCAGGTGCGCTGCGTATTCGCAGAACCGCAGTTAAACTCCGCGCTGGTGAATACGGTGCTGGAAGATAGCGGCGCGCGCCGCGGCTCCCTGGACCCCGAAGGCGCGGACATCGCGTCCGGCCCGGAAGGGTATTTTATTCTGATGCAGCGCCTGGCGGATTCGTTACACGGCTGCCT from Gammaproteobacteria bacterium includes the following:
- a CDS encoding metal ABC transporter permease, which translates into the protein MDDFMLRAGGAGLAVALVAGPLGSFIVWRRMSYFGDTLAHSSLLGVALGLLFNVGLNLAVLAVCVTAALLLAALQQQRHLASDTILGILAHSALALGLVAVAFVEGLRVDLTGYLFGDILAISDRDLWWIFGGGALAMLGVIGLWRPLLCMTIDEDLARVEGVPVTWVSVGHMLLVAVVVAVAMKIIGILLITALMIIPAATARRLVSSPEQMALLASLIGGGAVIGGLAASLQWDTPAGPSIVVVAALAFVAVQLVPHRRMLAGR
- a CDS encoding transcriptional repressor, with product MQRNRTIADCGKGLVAAEQVCKLSGARLTPLRRRVLELVLACGKPVGAYSLLSELRADGYSDAPPTIYRTLEFLRAHGLVHRIAKSSTFVACCRPRNGHCGLIFVCTGCGGAMELQEQEIMDDITQRAAGLGYRIPRQIVEIEGVCNACQAVS
- a CDS encoding ATP-binding cassette domain-containing protein; this translates as MPGCLVSAPASRISTVHAADQPLLQARSVNVTLDGRAILNNVDMAIYARQIVTLIGPNGAGKTTLLRVLLGLVSCSSGRVTRARRLRIGYMPQRLRIDPAIPLTVKRFLALNNRTSRSAVRATLAEVGAAHVENSQVGVVSGGEFQRILLARALLRRPEILVLDEPAQGVDVAGQGDLYRLIATIRDRHGCAVLMISQDLHLVMEASDSVICLNHHVCCTGQPEAVSQHPEYLKLFGAERLGGIGLYKHHHDHVHDLQGEVVPLNGEPNHGGPDQRERDDVHG
- a CDS encoding zinc ABC transporter substrate-binding protein; its protein translation is MSAVKFIALLLLACVYTSHVSATPRVVASIAPVHSLVASVMRGVAEPELLVSAGSSPHAFALAPSDMRALYDADLIVWVGRPLERFLVKSLHTIGNPGAQVAVAELPGMDLLKLRRDGVESGGGFVESRATRGADPHLWLDPRNARLIVTYVARRLAALDARNAQQYAVNARATIARLNDLDARIERQLAPVRHLPFVVFHDAYQYFERRYGLNTAAVIQSDPEASPGARWILDVREAIETEQVRCVFAEPQLNSALVNTVLEDSGARRGSLDPEGADIASGPEGYFILMQRLADSLHGCLAKP
- a CDS encoding 1-acyl-sn-glycerol-3-phosphate acyltransferase — protein: MKKIRVAYRLMLLGIHIAVGLIIVATLLRRGESRPPDDRGRKVVRWWLKRSSHIMGLRVKVSGVVPERPVLVVCNHISWLDIPVLGGVLPVSFVSKSDIRDWRVLGVITGRGGTLFIRRGGKNAANEAAEQIAFRLRRGDSIALFPEGTTTDGISVRRFHPRLFGAAAHPGVAVQPVAIRYPHPLGVHPAAPFVRNEPLFSHGVRALGEKRIDVEVTLCPPIARQPVDRRTLSRLAHEAIREVVEQQPEDLRTRSRG
- a CDS encoding class I SAM-dependent rRNA methyltransferase, with the translated sequence MSTPAPVSQTALPPLRLKRNEERRLRAGHPWVFSNEVDIERTPLTGFEPGEALEVQDYRGRPLGTGYVNPHSLICARLVSRDRRHPWSPSLIAHRLNIALSLREQLFGTPFYRLVYGESDGLPGLIVDRFDDVLVVQIATAGMERVKIEILAALDKLLHPRAILLRNDNPIRALESLPQYVETPLGEPPERVTLSEHGVAFEAPLRQGQKTGWYFDQAENRARLPAFVKGKRVLDVFSYVGAWGVQAAVHGAARVTCIDESSIALEYARRNAELNGVSGAVEFRQGDAFRLLQESHAADERYDVVILDPPAFIKRKKDIKAGTQAYRRLNELAMRLLTKDAIIVSCSCSYHLTQAELVTQMHGAARHVSRDMQILSFGGQGPDHPIHPAITETAYLKAVFARLTV
- a CDS encoding thioredoxin domain-containing protein codes for the protein MTDFQNQLIDETSPYLRQHAHNPVDWFPWNARALKKARDEDKPILLSIGYSACHWCHVMAHESFEDPAVAEVMNDLFVNIKVDREERPDLDKIYQTSQLLLNQRGGGWPLTMFLTPTDQVPFFGGTYFPKAPMHGLPAFTDLLQRVAGFYRQRRDDIGKQNVSMRKALESIFGQPPAGEPLGEETLNMARLQLEQSFDARDGGFGNAPKFPHPTNIERLLRHWAASRNEPDRQALHMALFSLQKMAQGGIYDHLGGGFCRYSVDGQWMIPHFEKMLYDNGPLLGLCAQAAVATLDAELERAARETAGWAIREMQSPEGGYYSSLDADAEGEEGKFHVWGRAQIEALLEPRDYAIFARRFGLDGPANFEGRWHLRVCEDLKDLAAAFDTDENSINTSLERSRQTLFDVREQRVHPGRDDKVLTSWNALMIKGMATAGRHLGMPECIESAHRSLDFIRQTLWRDGRLLATFKDGKAHLTAYVDDYVFLIDAVLELLQARWRSDELTFACELADALLGHFEDRTSGGFYFTADDHESLIQRPKVMADEATPAGNGVAAQALARLGYLIGDTRYIEAATRTLEAAAGAVAQAPIAHASLLAALEESLTPPQILILRGAGDTFDAWHRAAARAYAPRRLCFAIRTDARDLPPALGEKTPEGPAVAYLCEGMTCAAPITDSKDFEQMLAATDARS